In the Cellvibrio sp. KY-GH-1 genome, CGGTATAGATCGCCTTTGCACGGTGTCTTCACTGTTACGGTTAAATTTGCTGATGGCAGTGTTTACAAGGGTGTTGCCAACGTTGGCGTGCGACCGACAGTGACCGGCGATAAAAAACCGCTGCTGGAAGTACATTTATTTGATTTTTCGCGCATGGCCTATGGCGCCATGATTGATGTGACTTTCCACACTAAATTGCGCGATGAAAAAAAATTCAATTCACTGGATGAATTGCAAACCCAATTGCAAATGGACATTGCCCAGGCCAAACAATTTTTTCTACTTTAAATTTGTTAACAAAGTTGACCGTGAATCATGACCGATTACAAAGCAACACTGAACCTGCCTAACACCGATTTCGCCATGAAGGCGAACCTCGCGCAACGCGAGCCGGAAATGCTGAAAAACTGGCAAGCGAATAATTTATACCAACAAATTCGCACAGCGCGCGCTGGTCGCGAGCAATTTATTTTGCACGACGGTCCACCCTATGCGAATGGCGATATTCACATTGGTCACGCGGTTAACAAAATTCTCAAAGACATCATTATCAAAAGCAAAACCCTGAGCGGTTTTGACGCACCCTATGTGCCCGGATGGGACTGTCATGGTCTGCCGATCGAACATAATGTGGAGAAAAAAATCGGCAAAGCTGGCGACAAGGTTGATGTGAAAACCTTTCGCCAAAAATGTCGCGAATATGCCGCCGGCCAGCTTGAAGGCCAGCGCAAAGATTTTATTCGCCTGGGTGTGTTGGGAGATTGGGAAAATCCCTATCTCACCATGGATTACAAATTTGAAGCTGACATCATTCGTTCACTGGGTAAGATCGCCGAGAACGGCCATTTGCTGCGTGGTTTTAAACCAGTTTACTGGAGCGTAGTGGGTGGCTCTGCACTTGCTGAAGCGGAAGTGGAATACCACGATAAAACATCCTTCTCGATCGACGTAAAGTTTGCCTTTGTTGATCAGCATGCGGTTGAGAATGTCATCGAGGGTCTAACCGGCTGCGGAAAAATTTCGCTGGTGATCTGGACCACCACTCCATGGACCTTGCCTGCTAACCAGGCGGTGTCTGCCAATGCCGAAATCGACTATGCCGTGGTGCAGGTGGGTGTGGAGCGTTTGCTGGTTGCAGAGACTTTGGTTAGCAGCGTTGTTGCGCGTGCACAAGTGGAAAATGCCGAAATCGTTGGTCGTGTAAAGGGCGCAGCGCTCGAGCATTTACTGGTGCAACATCCTTTCTATGCACGGCAGGTGCCGGTGATTCTTGGTGATCACGTGACTACCGATGCTGGTACGGGTTTTGTTCACACCGCACCTGATCATGGTGCAGAAGACTTTAATGTCGGTTTGAAATATGGAATCGGCACACTCAATTACATCGATGACCACGGAACCTATCGCCCCAATGTGGAAATTTTTGCGGGCGAGCACGTGTATAAAGTGGATGAAAAAGTTGTTGAATTACTAATTGAAAAACACGCACTGCTTGCGCAGGGCAAAATTACTCACAGCTTCCCGCATTGCTGGCGCACTAAAACCCCGCTGATTTTCCGCGCGACGCCGCAATGGTTTGTGAGCATGAGTAAAAATAATTTGCGCGATCAGGTTGCTGCCGCCGTTGATGGTGTCCAATGGGTACCTGATTGGGGTAAGGCGCGCATTGACTCAATGCTGGCAAGCTCGCCGGATTGGTGTATCTCTCGTCAGCGCACCTGGGGCGTACCTATTGCATTGTTTGTGCACAAGGAAACTCAGGATTTGCATCCGGATACACCGCGTTTGATTGAAGCCGTTGCACAAAAAGTTGAACAGGGCGGAATGGATGCCTGGTTTGAACTGGATGCAAAAGCATTGCTCGGCGCCGATGCAGAGGCTTACCAAAAAGTTACCGATACCCTGGATGTGTGGTTCGACTCTGGTGTCACTCACTACGCTGTTCTGGCGCAACGCGCGGGCCTGCGTTTCCCGGCAGATTTGTACCTGGAAGGTTCGGATCAGCATCGCGGCTGGTTCCAGTCATCGCTGAAAACCTCTATGGCAATGCACGCCGTACCGCCATACAAAACTGTGTTGACCCATGGTTTCACTGTGGATGCTAACGGCAACAAAATGTCCAAATCCCTGGGCAATGTAGTGCCGCCGCAAAAAGTCATGAATGAATACGGCGCGGACGTGTTGCGCTTGTGGATTGCCGCTACTGATTTCAGCAACGACATGCGTGTGTCAGATGAAATTTTAAAACGCACGGCCGATTCCTATCGTCGTATTCGTAATACTGCGCGCTTTATTTTGTCGAATCTGGTGGGATTTAATCCCGAGACGGATCTGGTTCCTATGGAACAAATGGTGCAACTGGATCGCTGGATCGTTGGTCAGACTGCCAAGCTGCAGCAGGAAATTATCGGTTACTACAATAGCTACGAACTGCATATGATTTATCAGAAGCTGCATAACTTCTGCGTGGTGGAGCTGGGTGGTTTTTATCTGGATATTATTAAAGATCGCCAGTACACCGTTAAGGCCGATGCGCACGCGCGTCGCTCTGCACAAACTGCTTTGTATTATGTGATTGAAGCCCTGGTGCGTTGGATCGCACCAATTTTAAGTTTCACGGCGGATGAAATCTGGCAAGTATTGCCGGGCAAACGCGATGCAAATGTGTTTGTCGCTGAGTGGTTTAGTGTTCCAGCATTACCGGCTGATTCTTTTGCCGATGATTACTGGGCATTGATTGCAGATGTGAAAACGGCGGTGAATAAAGTTATAGAAGCCAAGCGCGCCGCTGGTGAAGTGGGAGGGGCGCTCGGTACGGAAGTAACCTTGTTTGTAGATGATAAATTGCAAACCGAGCTGCAGAAATTGGGCGATGAATTGCGCTTTGTGCTGATCACCTCAACGGCGAACGTGCAGGCGCTGAGCGTTGCGCAAAATGCTGAAGTAACGGAAGTGGCCGGTCTGCAAGTGGCGGTGAAAAAATCGGAATACATCAAGTGCGAGCGCTGCTGGCATCATCGTGCTGACGTAGGTGCAAACGCGGTGCATCCAACCATTTGTTTACGTTGCGTCACCAATGTGGACGGAGCTGGCGAAAGTCGCGCGTTTGCGTAATTAAATCCCTCCCCGACCCTCCCTTTTCCAAAGGGAGGGAGTACCAGTCTGACCATCAAAGATGGGAGTTGGCTCCTCCTCTTTGTCAAAGGGGAAGTTGGGAGGGGATTCAAAGGTAAGAATTTAATGACCGAAAAAATCTATCAAAAATCCTGGTTTTGGTATGCCGTCGCTTTTGTGGTGTTGGTGTTGGATCAGGCAAGCAAGCACGCCATCGAAGCTGTGTTTGAGTTTGGTGAAACCAAAGTATTCACCTCGTTCTTTAATTTCACTCTGGCTTATAACACTGGCGCTGCATTTAGCTTTCTGGCAGATGCAGGTGGTTGGCAGCGTTGGTTTTTCGGTGTCGTTGCGATGGTGGCGAGCGTATTGTTGATCGTGTGGATTGGTCGAGTTGCTGCCACCAAAGTACGTGAGGCGTTTGCGCTGGCTTTTATTCTGGGTGGCGCATTGGGTAACTTGTATGACCGGATTGTGCTGGGTCATGTGGTCGACTTTATCGTGGTTCACTATCAGGATAATTATTGGCCCGCGTTTAATCTCGCCGACTCGGCCATTACCCTGGGGGCTGCGGTGTTAATTATTGATATGTTGTTTAGTAAAGAGAAAAAAGCCCATGCGTAACTTGGCAGTTGGCCCCGGTACCAAAGTGACTTTGCATTTTGCGTTACAGTTGGATAACGGCGACGTAGTCGATTCCAATTTTGAACGCAACCCCGCCACTTTTACGGTGGGTGATGGCAATTTGTTGCCCGGTTTTGAAAAAGCGTTATTTGGGATGTTTGAAGGCGAGCACAAAACCCTGGTGATTAAACCCGAGGATGGCTTCGGACAGCGTAACCCAAACAATATTCAGGAAATTGCACGTAGCCAATTTAGCCCGGACCTCGAATTGAGCGAAGGCTTAATGTTGTCGTTTGCCGATGCACAAAAAACCGAGTTGCCAGGTGTGGTGCAGCGGTTTGATGATGAGGTGGTTGTGGTAGATTTTAATCACCCGCTTTCTGGTCGCGATATCTTGTTTGAAGTATCTATCCTCAAAATTGAACCCGTGCAGGTGCACTGATCATGACTCAAATCAAACTTGCTAATCCCCGCGGCTTTTGTGCAGGCGTTGATCGTGCCATCGATATTGTTAATCGTGCGCTCGACGTCTTTGGTGCTCCCATTTATGTACGTCATGAAGTGGTGCACAACAAATTCGTGGTGGATTCATTGCGTGAGCGCGGTGCGATATTTGTTGATGAGGTAGAGCAGGTTCCCGACGATGTTATTTTAATTTTTAGTGCCCATGGTGTTTCGCAAGCGGTGCGCAAAGAGGCTGAAGATCGTGGCTTGCAAGTATTTGACGCAACCTGTCCGTTGGTTACCAAGGTGCATATCGAAGTGACTCGCTACAGTCGCGAAGGTCGTGAGTGTATTTTAATTGGTCATGAAGGGCACCCTGAAGTGGAAGGAACCATGGGGCAATATAGCACGTCCAACGGTGGCTCTATTTATCTGGTTGAAGATGAATCTGATGTGGATGCATTAGTCGTTCGCGATGCAGAACACCTAGCGTATGTAACCCAGACGACTTTATCGATGGACGACACAGCCAAGGTGATTGAAGCCTTGCGCAATAAATTCCCTAAAATCCAGGGGCCGCGTAAAGATGATATTTGTTACGCAACCACCAACCGCCAGGATGCAGTGCGCCAGCTCGCTCTGGAGTGCGATTTGGTATTAGTGGTAGGCTCCCCAAATTCGTCAAATTCCAATCGCTTGCGAGAGCTTGCGGAGCGTTGCGGTACGGAAAGTTATTTAATTGACGGCCCTGATGATATTAATCCTGTGTGGATTAAAAATAGAAATTGCATCGGTATAACTGCTGGTGCGTCTGCACCGGAAATTTTAGTAAAACAAGTGATCGATAAATTGAAAGCTTGTGGAGCTGAAGTGCCCATCGAAATGGATGGGACACCGGAAAATATCAGTTTTTCGTTACCAAAAGCATTACGCGGTTGAAACCTGATTTTGAATCAGGTTTTTTTGCATTCGCCTGCCGCTGTTTTTTCTGATCGCAGGCGCCCGGCTCGATTTAGTACCAGTTTGATTCCTTCGTCGGCCGTTGCTGCGCAAACTGTCATTGCACCCATCACAATTGCGCCTCCGTCTCTTCTTCCAGGTGTTCTGCCTTCTCCGGTGCCGATAAACGATATTTCGTTAGGAACCGGAAAGCTGTCATGAATTATTGTATTTTTTAGTCCGGCGTGCTCCTGTAATAACCGCTCATTCTCGTCTTGTACGCCGTTATTGTTTAAATCGATAAATAATACCCAGCCTAGATGCCATTTTTTCTTTGCTCGCAGCACCGTCCGTTGGTTGGCAAAAACGGCCTTACTACGAGCTGTCTCAATCGCATCCACTAGAGTTTGGGTTGCTGTTTCTGTTTGGGCTTTTTGAATTTGACGGGAAAAATCAGGCAATGCCAAGGCAGTTAACAGGGCAATTACTGAGATGGTAATGAGAAGTTCAACAAGGGTAAATCCGTAATATTTCATTCATTCCTTTCCTTGGATGACGCGCAAAAAAAGTCGCGTTTAATCTGACGCCAAAGCGGCCATTCAACAACCTGCCTTGACCATATGTCGCCCCTCTAGCATTCCGCGTGGATGCCTATGATAGGCTGATTCAATATAAACAATGTGGCTGGTGCTGTCTATGCGGCAGAGACTAAACAGAAATGACAGTTCAGGCTCAAAAGAGAGAACGCTAATGCGTAAATCGGTATTTGGCTTTACCTTGATTGAATTGTTAGTCACGCTGGTAGTGGTTGCGATTGTTTTGTCTGCGGCCATTCCATCCTTCCAATCCCAAATACTTAATAACCGATCGATCTCATTGGGTGAGGATTTGGCTTCCGCAATCAATTTGGCACGGTCTGAAGCGGTAAAGCGCTCTACCCGAGTAGCAATATGTGCTAGTAAGTCTGGTACTGATTGTGACGGTGCGTGGACCGATGGTTTCATCGTGTTTATCGACACCGCAGCCAAAGATACTGATCCCGCTCCAGTGGTCGGCACCATATTGAAAGTCTGGGGCGCGCTCGATTTGAGAGCTGTTATTACTGCAAAAAGTGACAGGGATGATGTCACGTTTATCCGCTACACCGGGTTGGGCACGCTTGCTCGCGTAACAGAAAAGCAAATTGTTGTTACTGCCGAAATGAAAAAATGCACTATGAGTGCTGCGCGGAAAATTACTGTGGGTTTATCTGGCATGGTTTCAGTATCGAATGTCACATGCTCAGCCAGTTAAATTAGTCGAATCTATTCAGGTGGATTGATCTATGCGGTATCCATTTTTTTTGCGCCGTTGCCAACACGGTGTTGGGCTGATAGAGGTTCTTGTAACGTTGTTGATTCTCTCTACGGCGCTGCTCACATTGGGCACAATGCAAAATAGATCTTTGCAGTTTAACCAAAGCGCTTATATGCGTTCGCAAGCCAATGTTTTTGCGTATGATATTTTAGATCGAATGCGGGTCAATTTGAGAAATATCGCGTCCTATCATTCAGCGTTAGCTGGACCTGCAGCATCGGCAGTTACATCACCCCTCGCAGCAGTGGATCTTAATGCGTGGCGCACAAATATTTATCGTGCTTTACCTGATGGTAAAGGCGGTGTTTCGTGTGTGGCGGCTACCAGTATTTGTACAGTGACCATTACCTGGAAGGAACTCAGTAGTAATGATGAAGATACTGAAAATGTTTCAGAGTTTACCTATAGCGCCC is a window encoding:
- the ileS gene encoding isoleucine--tRNA ligase encodes the protein MTDYKATLNLPNTDFAMKANLAQREPEMLKNWQANNLYQQIRTARAGREQFILHDGPPYANGDIHIGHAVNKILKDIIIKSKTLSGFDAPYVPGWDCHGLPIEHNVEKKIGKAGDKVDVKTFRQKCREYAAGQLEGQRKDFIRLGVLGDWENPYLTMDYKFEADIIRSLGKIAENGHLLRGFKPVYWSVVGGSALAEAEVEYHDKTSFSIDVKFAFVDQHAVENVIEGLTGCGKISLVIWTTTPWTLPANQAVSANAEIDYAVVQVGVERLLVAETLVSSVVARAQVENAEIVGRVKGAALEHLLVQHPFYARQVPVILGDHVTTDAGTGFVHTAPDHGAEDFNVGLKYGIGTLNYIDDHGTYRPNVEIFAGEHVYKVDEKVVELLIEKHALLAQGKITHSFPHCWRTKTPLIFRATPQWFVSMSKNNLRDQVAAAVDGVQWVPDWGKARIDSMLASSPDWCISRQRTWGVPIALFVHKETQDLHPDTPRLIEAVAQKVEQGGMDAWFELDAKALLGADAEAYQKVTDTLDVWFDSGVTHYAVLAQRAGLRFPADLYLEGSDQHRGWFQSSLKTSMAMHAVPPYKTVLTHGFTVDANGNKMSKSLGNVVPPQKVMNEYGADVLRLWIAATDFSNDMRVSDEILKRTADSYRRIRNTARFILSNLVGFNPETDLVPMEQMVQLDRWIVGQTAKLQQEIIGYYNSYELHMIYQKLHNFCVVELGGFYLDIIKDRQYTVKADAHARRSAQTALYYVIEALVRWIAPILSFTADEIWQVLPGKRDANVFVAEWFSVPALPADSFADDYWALIADVKTAVNKVIEAKRAAGEVGGALGTEVTLFVDDKLQTELQKLGDELRFVLITSTANVQALSVAQNAEVTEVAGLQVAVKKSEYIKCERCWHHRADVGANAVHPTICLRCVTNVDGAGESRAFA
- the lspA gene encoding signal peptidase II — its product is MTEKIYQKSWFWYAVAFVVLVLDQASKHAIEAVFEFGETKVFTSFFNFTLAYNTGAAFSFLADAGGWQRWFFGVVAMVASVLLIVWIGRVAATKVREAFALAFILGGALGNLYDRIVLGHVVDFIVVHYQDNYWPAFNLADSAITLGAAVLIIDMLFSKEKKAHA
- a CDS encoding peptidylprolyl isomerase is translated as MRNLAVGPGTKVTLHFALQLDNGDVVDSNFERNPATFTVGDGNLLPGFEKALFGMFEGEHKTLVIKPEDGFGQRNPNNIQEIARSQFSPDLELSEGLMLSFADAQKTELPGVVQRFDDEVVVVDFNHPLSGRDILFEVSILKIEPVQVH
- the ispH gene encoding 4-hydroxy-3-methylbut-2-enyl diphosphate reductase; its protein translation is MTQIKLANPRGFCAGVDRAIDIVNRALDVFGAPIYVRHEVVHNKFVVDSLRERGAIFVDEVEQVPDDVILIFSAHGVSQAVRKEAEDRGLQVFDATCPLVTKVHIEVTRYSREGRECILIGHEGHPEVEGTMGQYSTSNGGSIYLVEDESDVDALVVRDAEHLAYVTQTTLSMDDTAKVIEALRNKFPKIQGPRKDDICYATTNRQDAVRQLALECDLVLVVGSPNSSNSNRLRELAERCGTESYLIDGPDDINPVWIKNRNCIGITAGASAPEILVKQVIDKLKACGAEVPIEMDGTPENISFSLPKALRG
- a CDS encoding GspH/FimT family pseudopilin, whose product is MKYYGFTLVELLITISVIALLTALALPDFSRQIQKAQTETATQTLVDAIETARSKAVFANQRTVLRAKKKWHLGWVLFIDLNNNGVQDENERLLQEHAGLKNTIIHDSFPVPNEISFIGTGEGRTPGRRDGGAIVMGAMTVCAATADEGIKLVLNRAGRLRSEKTAAGECKKT
- a CDS encoding GspH/FimT family pseudopilin, producing the protein MRKSVFGFTLIELLVTLVVVAIVLSAAIPSFQSQILNNRSISLGEDLASAINLARSEAVKRSTRVAICASKSGTDCDGAWTDGFIVFIDTAAKDTDPAPVVGTILKVWGALDLRAVITAKSDRDDVTFIRYTGLGTLARVTEKQIVVTAEMKKCTMSAARKITVGLSGMVSVSNVTCSAS
- the pilV gene encoding type IV pilus modification protein PilV, with amino-acid sequence MRYPFFLRRCQHGVGLIEVLVTLLILSTALLTLGTMQNRSLQFNQSAYMRSQANVFAYDILDRMRVNLRNIASYHSALAGPAASAVTSPLAAVDLNAWRTNIYRALPDGKGGVSCVAATSICTVTITWKELSSNDEDTENVSEFTYSARL